A stretch of the Paracholeplasma morum genome encodes the following:
- a CDS encoding RNA polymerase subunit sigma-70 has protein sequence MTNDKRKILELKQMGYGYKKIAKELNLSLSVVRYACNKINEEDLLGGSCEQCHIKLKITKGRKEKRFCSDKCRWKWWNQHHDKLKKRAFYTHTCKYCNKEFTIYAVKERNYCSHECYINDKINKRKSSDGTK, from the coding sequence ATGACTAATGATAAGAGAAAAATACTTGAACTAAAACAGATGGGTTATGGGTATAAAAAAATTGCTAAGGAACTAAATCTATCTTTGAGTGTTGTTAGATATGCTTGTAACAAGATTAATGAAGAGGATCTACTCGGTGGAAGCTGTGAACAATGTCACATCAAGTTAAAAATAACAAAAGGAAGAAAAGAAAAGAGATTTTGCTCAGATAAATGTCGATGGAAATGGTGGAATCAACATCATGATAAACTCAAAAAAAGAGCTTTTTACACACATACCTGTAAGTATTGTAATAAGGAGTTCACAATCTATGCGGTTAAAGAAAGAAACTATTGCAGTCATGAATGTTATATCAATGACAAGATTAACAAGAGGAAATCAAGCGATGGAACGAAGTAA
- a CDS encoding SHOCT domain-containing protein: MERSNLEQYLLSIQPAKSMRDEGIITHQEYSKIELFLAEKYCIKKGNLYRQIDLTIPRNKVIDIVPVKEVKNDEKNYDNRHITKIAKED; the protein is encoded by the coding sequence ATGGAACGAAGTAATTTAGAACAATACTTATTATCCATCCAACCTGCAAAAAGCATGAGAGATGAGGGAATAATCACACATCAAGAATACTCAAAAATCGAACTTTTTTTAGCTGAGAAATATTGTATCAAAAAAGGTAATCTTTATCGCCAAATAGACTTGACTATTCCTCGCAATAAAGTGATAGATATAGTACCTGTTAAGGAGGTCAAAAATGATGAGAAAAATTACGACAATAGGCACATTACCAAAATTGCCAAAGAGGATTAG